The Kitasatospora paranensis genome has a window encoding:
- a CDS encoding HAMP domain-containing sensor histidine kinase, protein MTRRPAPSSRPRRTVRALGARLVPRTLRARLVAGLLTLLVLAFGGVGLATTGALRHFLMDRLDQQLVDAGGRYAASLEHGAAVGSADTRAQAPGTFGARLLAGRVTAAGVVDGDADDESAPNNDDVVTLTATEQRLLAALPVDGAARSAPVAALGGYRLRAFSGHDGDVLVTGLPLQPVDDTTGRLVSLELTVFAVALVAVGVAGTLWVRWSLRPLDRVVATAERVAAMPLDTGAVALSERVPDDDPRTEVGRVGAALNGMLGHVGSALTSRHEVEERLRSFAADASHELRTPVATVRGHAELALRHPGPVPEPVHHSLERIEAEARRMGAIVEDLLLLARLDAGRPLAAGEVDLTRLALDGAADARAAGPDHHWRLELPAEPVLVRGDADRLSQVVANLLANARAHTPSGTAVTLGLAAVDGVVRLTVADTGPGIPPDLAERVFERFVRGDRARSRATGSTGLGLAIVRAVAEAHGGSVAVASGAGGTVFTVRLPQPRAGA, encoded by the coding sequence CTCGTGCCGCGGACCCTGCGGGCCCGGCTGGTCGCCGGCCTGCTCACCCTGCTGGTGCTCGCCTTCGGCGGCGTGGGGCTGGCCACCACCGGGGCGCTGCGGCACTTCCTGATGGACCGGCTCGACCAGCAGCTGGTGGACGCGGGCGGCCGGTACGCGGCGAGCCTGGAGCACGGCGCGGCCGTCGGCAGCGCCGACACCCGGGCGCAGGCGCCGGGGACCTTCGGTGCCCGGCTGCTGGCCGGCCGGGTCACCGCCGCGGGCGTCGTCGACGGGGACGCCGACGACGAGTCCGCGCCCAACAACGACGACGTGGTGACCCTCACCGCCACCGAGCAGCGCCTGCTCGCCGCCCTCCCGGTCGACGGTGCGGCCCGCAGCGCCCCGGTCGCCGCGCTGGGCGGCTACCGGCTGCGCGCGTTCTCCGGCCACGACGGCGACGTGCTGGTGACCGGCCTGCCGCTGCAACCCGTGGACGACACCACCGGACGGCTGGTCAGCCTGGAACTCACGGTGTTCGCGGTGGCGCTGGTCGCCGTCGGGGTGGCGGGCACGCTGTGGGTGCGCTGGTCGCTGCGGCCGCTGGACCGGGTGGTGGCCACCGCCGAACGGGTCGCCGCGATGCCGCTGGACACCGGCGCCGTGGCGCTGTCGGAGCGTGTCCCCGACGACGATCCGCGCACCGAGGTCGGCCGGGTCGGCGCCGCACTGAACGGCATGCTCGGGCACGTCGGATCCGCGCTGACCAGCCGTCACGAGGTCGAGGAGCGGCTGCGGTCCTTCGCCGCGGACGCCAGCCACGAACTGCGGACGCCGGTGGCGACCGTCCGGGGCCATGCCGAGCTGGCCCTGCGTCACCCCGGCCCGGTGCCGGAGCCGGTGCACCACTCGCTGGAGCGGATCGAGGCCGAGGCCCGGCGGATGGGCGCGATCGTGGAGGACCTGCTGCTGCTGGCCCGGCTGGACGCCGGCCGCCCGCTCGCCGCCGGCGAGGTGGACCTGACCCGGCTCGCCCTGGACGGCGCCGCGGACGCCCGTGCGGCCGGACCGGACCACCACTGGCGGCTGGAACTGCCCGCGGAGCCCGTGCTCGTCCGGGGCGACGCCGACCGGCTGAGCCAGGTGGTGGCCAATCTGCTCGCCAACGCCCGGGCGCACACCCCGTCCGGCACCGCGGTGACGCTGGGGCTGGCGGCCGTCGACGGCGTGGTGCGGCTGACGGTGGCGGACACCGGCCCGGGGATCCCGCCCGACCTGGCGGAGCGGGTGTTCGAGCGCTTCGTGCGCGGCGACCGGGCACGGTCGCGTGCGACCGGTTCGACCGGCCTCGGGCTGGCGATCGTCCGGGCGGTCGCGGAGGCGCACGGCGGTTCGGTCGCGGTGGCGAGCGGCGCCGGCGGGACGGTCTTCACCGTCCGGCTCCCGCAGCCGCGGGCCGGCGCCTGA